ATTCTGCCAGAAACCACCGGTTTGACTGAAAACCAACCTGGTCCCTGATCTTTTATGTGGAGTTTTCATCAAATTGAACCCCGGGTATGTTACAGAGGTTGATCTTCTATGTGGTATCAtttcaattgattcaattgtATTAGAATCAATTGAAGAAGGATTGAAGTTGGAATTTCAAATTAGGGTTAATTTGGATATTTTGCTGGTCTGATTGTGAtttcttcaaattgattattctACTCTGAAATTAAGATCTTATACATATGTTTGGATGCTCAATTGATGTTAGTTGTGATTGAATTGAGAATAATTGGCAATTAGAGTTTAGGGTTGAGCCTAAACTTGGGGATTTCACAAGGCTAGTTGTCAtctccccaatttttttttttttttgataaataagtgattcattgaaaagcgtagaggggcgcaaccctagtacacaggaaatatacaaaaaaaagcACCACTATAGACAAAAAGaggaacataaagataaaaattcaGACATGGTGAAAATCTTAGGCACACTACATGCTTCGGTCCAATGGAACAATGTTTGAATAAGCAACTTTTTGAGCTCTTCCATTgacctttcttgatcttcaaagtATCTTGCAGTCCGCTCTCGCCAAATGATCCACATAAGACACAATGGTGCTATTCGCCACACCTCCTTAGCTGAAATATTACCACGTTGACCACGGCAACACACTAACAAATCTGCCACCCCTCCAAACATAACCCATGTGACATCAAAAAGAGTGAGTACTACACTTCATAACGCTCgtgccacttcacaatgaaggagaagatggtgGATAGACTCACCACTTTGCTTGCACATGTAACAACATCCCACCACAATGATACCTCTTTTACGCAAGTTGTCCAAAGTCAGAATCTTTCCTAGAGttgccgtccacacaaagaaactaacTCGCAATGGAACTTTGACTTTCCATATACTCCTCCATGGAAAAGTAGAAGTTTCTATTCCCGAAGAAGAGAGCATGCGAAAAAAAGATTTTACCTCAAAAATATTTCGTTTGGAAGGATTCCACAACATGCAGTCCATCACTCCCCAAATTGATGgctcaaaacaaaatcaaggaCCCTAATTAAAGGTCAAAAGTTTCACTTTGTTCATATCATGACCAAATCATAGTAATTTGACGAATGAAGGTTATCTGTATTTCAATCTCTTATGCAATCAAAACCGTAAAGCCATTTTTTTTCTAGCCCTTCTGCCACCAATTCTAGCCCTGCTGCCACAATTTTCCTGCAACCAAATTCTTTCAAGAAACAACTCCTCTTGGCTATTCAAACACTATTCTTTTAAACCTAACTCAAACTACAAATCCTACCATTTATAAACCCTAAATCCACAACCTCTAAAACCTAAAGCCCACCATAAGCATCTGCAGGTAGATTTCTTAATCTGTCCAACATCATTCTCATATTTTGCATCGATCTCTTTGGATCTTGAAGTAATGCTTGAAAGTACCTGTTGAATTCTAATCAAATATGGATGGCCCTGGTTTTCCTAGACTACAACGCAGTTCCTAAAATTTCCTTGATATATTAATCAATGCCAGGTTACATGAAGACCACATGCCATAACAAGCTTGTTGTGGTACAGTACCAAGAACTACAATTCAAAATAATTTCAAGACTTCCAAAACAGGACTAATTAAACTGAATCCCTAGATATACACAACACGAAACCATATGGTCAAAAGTTGGTAAAAATGACTAATGTAGCATAGACAATTTGAATTACCTACACTCTGACCCTTTCTTGAAGCCTTTGAGAAGATAAGAATGTCTTGGGGATTTGCAACCTAACAAAACTTAGGAATAATTAATAGTCTCTCAAATATGTTGCAAAAGAAAAACCAGCATTAGCATACTGATCCAGCATGACTGGTCACTGAAGGTACCTTGCCCACATACTTCTGCCCAAATCTTTGTGGGTTTATTGTCATAAATCCAGAATAATCCACCTGCCAAATCAACCACAAAAATGATAATGCCACAACAGATAATTCATTTTTCCATGCAATAAATGtcaattatcctccacaaaaGGACTGCAATGGAATTCAGATAATGAACTTAAGTAAGAAATATAACGCCATAGAAAAGCTTGTTAAGAATAtatgggtgtgtttggcaaCTAACTTCTCTCATTTTGTTTCATTTCTCCTAAAAAAGAGtcaatttcttttgttcttattaccaaacaactttcttcacttttatctcacaaaaaattcaaatctcatTTCACCTTTatttcacatcaatcactttttattactattcaaacaaaaaacccacaacAAAACTCTTGATCAAATAGGCTTTATAGTTCTGGAAATATCAAAAGCATGaaggaaaaatttcaagatgTCCATAACGCCGCTAGCCATTCTAAAAAGCATCCCAAAATTTAGAGGAAGTGGGACATAGATCTAATAAGGAAATTTATACAACTTTGAATGATGAAGGTGGCACCAATTTAAACAAGATGAGGCAAAAATGTCTGAGATGCTTGGCCCAAAACTGCTAAAGATCAACACGTACATTGGAAAGAGCAGCTTGGTTTTAGATGAAGATGCAAGGGAGGAGAGAAGACACAAAAACCAAAAGTAAAGGCAATGAGAGAAGACATGAATTTGTGAAGTATTCAATAGAAAATATTGCACTAAGTAAAGCTCAACGGCAAAATAAAGATTCATGAACCTATCCCATAAAATGGGTGTCAAGGCTTCTGCTGAAACATATAATGCTATAAATACTTAAAATCAGGAAATGACATGCAGCTTGAGCTTGCTCCAAAGTTGAAAAGTGGGATGGGCCAAAAATTGTAAGAGGAACAAGTAATGTTCAGACATGAGAATCACCCTTCATGTTagtattgttaaaaaataaatgcagaAAATACCTTTATTCGGACCAATGGCAGTTTCAGCTCTGATATGTTAATAGCATTTTTACTAGATTTCTCTATCAGATTTCTGACCtataaaaattcaaagttaaaaatatgataaatttgcaataaataaatagcaccCTGccacgccaaaaaaaaaaatcataactaaAAAGGACAAAAGGGAGCTGAAAGGCACAAACTAATTGCCAATGTGAGGAACCAATACCTACCACTTTGTCCAAGTGTTCAAGAATTGAGTTTTGATCATTGGGATCAATGTCAGGTTCATCCTTTAATACAATCTGCATCATAAAGAATTGAGTAATAActatgaattttgttttttgcatatataaaaataaaaaaataaaaatcatacttGCCTCAGTATACTGAAAAGGTCTCACTGATGTTAAAGGTATCTTAGTTGGACGATACTGGTTCCCCTATATCATTATGCATCAACACCAATCAAGGTTTGGATATAGGAGTATAAATACTActtgttgaaaaaataaatttcaaagttttgtcCATGTACAACCTTAATTTCTAAGAGAAGTACATGCTTCGGCTTTGATTCTCCATCAATTAGTGATGTTGCAACTGAAGAACCTGGTTGTGTAATGTGAAACCCCATCCCGGGAACTtccttcaaaatcaaaatccacaTTCAattcatgagagagagagagagagagagagagagaggaggggggggggggggggaagagTACTCATTCCACAGCACCTGAGGGTCAACAAGACATTCATGTTCATGCCCCCACACTATGAAGTCAAGGAATCGTGGTAAAAAGTGCTCATTTATTGCATTTTTAGGGTTTGTCTTTACTCTGCATTCCACATTAGAAGGTAAGATCAATGTTCACAAATATTGAAATCTGACAGTATTATATATAGTATAGACCTCATAAGTGCTCAAAGGCTCAAAGGTTAGACTAGATTTAAGATAAATCaacatcttttcttttcatgaatGATTTAATACAATCTCTCCAGAAAAACCAACAGACAACCTGTTCTGATGAAGGACCAGAATGTTGAACCAATCTGAAACTTGGCAACCTTCTTGAGCTTCAGGCCGCATCCATTGTACAGCGTGTGGTGTCTGGACAAAACATTATAAACTGATATTAATGTAAGCATACTTCAGTCACTAATCAAAAGATGGAATGTCAATGTGCTGCATACCTGAAACATTCTATTTAGCCGTTCATCTCTAATGTTTCCAAGACCATAGAGAGCTACAGGTGTTGAACCCTGCAATTTATTAGGAGTTAATAAGTCACGCAGCAAAGGGACTTAAATATCCCAAGTCTGCTGTTAATCAACTCAGCTGCCATACCTTTCTTATAAGAATAGGGCACAGAGTAATTTGACCAACACCAGAACCCCCAAGAGCCATTTTCCCAAAATAGTTGACAAGATTGCATGCGGAGAGAATATCGACTGCAGAAAGGTTGTCCTGTCACAGTCACTCATAAGAAGCACAATTTCAGGGGTTTAAGAACAGAAGTGAAAATAGTCTAGGAAGATTGATTAAAGTAAACCCATATACaaatttatcaaacaaattGAAGGGCAGAAAATCAAATTTGCTTAGGATATAGGtaagaaaagtgttttttttcttgatgcAGTTGGATAATATTGCTAGCATTAAAAACTACAACTCCAGCAGCATTCATTTCAACTGCCAGTCCGGCAACTGGAGAAGGCAAACTTATCCTAAGTCTAACACTAGCAAATGTTGTAAATAAAAGATTTCAAGTTAAAACACCAAAGCTCAAGGCCTAACTGAGATATTAAGAAATCCCGACCCTATTATTAGGCATTATCTATGCACATTTCACTGTCCAAGAGCCCCATCTTCAGCTAACTCATAAGTTATCCAAATTGAAGTAGAAGTCCTAAAACGGCTGTTAGACTGCTTTCTCCATTAGGTTATCCCATTTCAGGATGGCAAGCTCATATTAGGTTCCTTCCATAGATAGCAAATGGGGTTAGCGCAATCAGCCAAAAGAGGTTTCCTCAAAATATCTTCAGAACAGGACAAATTTGTTTCTGCATGATTCCTAATCTTCCCTTGCggtaaaagaaacaaaaaaaaatgtcagtTCTATGAGATATTGATATGCAACTGATTCaattttcatattaattatGCTGACTTGTTACCCGAAAACTAGGCTTCTTCTCTTGACATCTTCATGGAAACCAttcacatctctctctctctctctccttttctttgttttccatacCCTTCAgggattttatttaatttattttcctgcaTTGGTGAAATTTGAACCTAAGACCTACATAAATCCCATCAAATCTCTTTACTGCCCAAGCCATGGCCAAAGAGCAAGCTTATTTGGGgggaactctctctctctctctctctctctccttttctttgttttccatacCCTTCAgggattttatttaatttattgtcCTGAATTGGTGaaatttattctctctctctctccttttctttgttttccatacCCTTCAgggattttatttaatttattttcctgcaTTGGTGAAATTTGAACCTAGGACCTGCATAAACCCCATCAAATCTCTTTACTGCCCAAGCCATGGCCAAAGGGCAAGCTTATTTGGGGGGGGAACTCAAACCCTAGCCTATGGTCTTACTCATACCACAAACAAACTGCACTAGTAAGCTAGTCTACATTGGCAACAGCTTAAGGTTTAAGCGAAAAATAAAGGGGTGTTAAAAATCCTATAAACAAAATCTGGCTGCAACTGACTAAAAATCGTAtaacataccaaaaaaaaaaaaaaatggaaaaaataatatacagcATTTTACATAATATCCCTACCACTCCAGCAGGATCATCATGATTTCCATGAATGCTGAAGACTGGCAAGCCAACATTGAAGTGAGGATCTTCATAATTTACATGACCAAATCTGTTAAAAGTATCACATTGTTATTAACTGTAGTGTACATTTCAAGAAGAGCTTCCCAAATAAGAAAGTAATATTACTGGTTCTGATAATCCATGCCCCACCAACCCCCCCACCCCAAGCAGTGGCCGCCAAGGGGGTacaaaatgagaaaagaaaacagaaaacaatttTCTTGAGCATGAAGTACTTAAAAGTGCACATTAGGTCATTACGTATTTGGGAAATTCACGGTCTGGTCACTAACAACTTGGAACTGCACTGGCTGATCATTAAGGCAATGATGACGTAGAATCTCAATGGCCTTAACCAATGTTGACCTTGAGGGCTTATTCTCATGGAAAAGATCACCACCAAGGAGTAAGAAATCAACCTGAAAGCAAATGGACAACAGAGCTTAGTAGCATTTTGATATGTATGGATAGAGAGTAAGTTCTGTATTTGGTTAAGATATTATGCCACAAAGCATAAAAATTGTCGCTAAACCTAGCTCTCCAAATACagatttttattcaaatttagacttgaaaatgaaaggaatttcatcttttttttctttcttttttttgatgtcggggaacctctccaaggcagggcccttcggatcCACCCCTGCGGAGTAAACCAcggtcccgtgcaccgcaccctcagaagtttccctacacggaactggttaaatcgctggcttttgTGGCCCCAATAAATGAAAGGAATTTCTATTCAAGAAACTTAGACAAGAGCAGAAGTGCAAGAGTACTTTATAAACTTTTCTGGCAGTAACTGAAGAGGAGGAAGAGCTACATAATAAAGTTGGCCTTGGACAGAAAGTACTATAGGAAAATACTTGTAGTTAGAGGACCTTCTGCTAAAGATCAGAGGCACCAGCTTTTGAAAGAATTTACAAACTAGTATGTGCAACAAATGCAAAGGGAGTAGGAGGAGGCCCTCTCCAGATCAAGAAAGAAGATAAGAAATATCTATACTGGCAAAGTGGTACAGCATACAAGAGATataggaagaaagaaaaggagataaTAGCCATAACCTGCTTTTGCTCTGCTATTGAGCATATCTCCTCAAATGCTTGAAAAGAATCATGCCGCCGTATTTCATCCTTCTCCATATATCCCAGATGGCAATCAGTAGCAACAAGTATCCGAAGTGTATTGCTAATATCCTCCCtgtgaatttctttttagtTATACATTCCAAGCAATATTCTCAAGCAGCCAACGAAAAGGGCCCAACAGAATCAGATTTCTTTTGGTAAGTACAACGGAATAAAATTTTTGCTTCAGCTATGTTACGTTATGAGTTTCTAATTGTTGGACATGACAATACATTATGTATGTGCCAAAAAGAACATACTGCTGCAGaccttttttttgataagtaacataCTGCTGCAGACCTACTCAACAGGTGTGTCCAATAGAGTAAGAAAACTTCCTCCACTATAAGTTCCAAAGGAAACTTTCTACTATGTTTgtaagtttaatatatatatcaaaacaaatgaCCTTCCCACCTAGGGAACTAAAATAAAAGCACACGCTTCATTTGAGCCCAtgtaaggaagaaaaaaattgagggatCCAATACTCTCTAAGGGAGAGCCATGTGATGAATCTACCATAATTgatgtattaaaaagaagacaAACTTGTCACGCTATTGCACATCATAGAATGTACAGGGTAGGAAGCACTACCTAAAATCCCACCAACAGTATTCGCAAATTTAAAAAGCAATCTTGAGTCATGATTTAGGGCATCCATAAGATTCATGCTGTCTGAATATTCAACCTAATGAGTCACACTGATTGATTCTCCGAAAAATAGAGATTCATCAATAATTCAACTCTTATATAGAAAACAGTCTGGATATATGATGAAGTAGAATATCAATTTATCATCAAGATTGCTAGTGCACTGTGAGCATAAATCTAAATATCTTTTTCAACATAAAACATTTGGCTaaccacttaaaaaaagaaacaaaaacaaaaatgccaTTGACATAAATACAATGAAGAAAATTTCACCCAAAATCTTCTCATTAGCCAACAGAAATTACCAAATTATATAATTCTGTTAGATACCCATTTAAACATTATCCTCTGTTTGGGCAAAGAGAAATTTCCATAAGAAAATTAACTAAATTTCCTTGAATACTCGAATCTTCTATTTAACATAATTTGGAACGCAATAGAATAAAAACCTCCTTCAAACAGAGCCTAGCACAAATATTTTGCTAAGTTGAGGTGTTCTTCGAATTGTCAGAAACTAACATAACATACAGTAAGAAGCGTTAAACtccactttctttcttcttcagcaATTTTCTCAATAACCAAGCAAAGTGCAAGGAAAAACAGGTTTTACCTGGGCAAGTCTCCCATGGCAACTAATTACTACCTCTTCAAACCCACAATTTGAGTAATGCCACGAAAATGCCACAGCTAACGACAAAAACCGAGAGAGAGAAATCAATTTGAATCAGTATAATAAAGTAACACCAAAAAATGGAAATATATGACACTAAGAAAATGCAAATCGACGAGAAAATCCTAGAAATGCTTATAAAACTTTCCGATAAggataaaaattcaaaaataagttaaaaatgGAATGAAAACCCTAGGGAAGGGTTTATCAGCATGATAGTTATATAAAGGTAAAATAGAAAAGCATGAGGTGTTAGCCTAAAGAGTGATTCTCCTAGGTATACGTTTTAGCTTCTGAGAAATTGTCAAAGGAAATC
This genomic interval from Corylus avellana chromosome ca3, CavTom2PMs-1.0 contains the following:
- the LOC132173913 gene encoding double-strand break repair protein MRE11 isoform X3, which gives rise to MGDLPREDISNTLRILVATDCHLGYMEKDEIRRHDSFQAFEEICSIAEQKQVDFLLLGGDLFHENKPSRSTLVKAIEILRHHCLNDQPVQFQVVSDQTVNFPNTFGHVNYEDPHFNVGLPVFSIHGNHDDPAGVDNLSAVDILSACNLVNYFGKMALGGSGVGQITLCPILIRKGSTPVALYGLGNIRDERLNRMFQTPHAVQWMRPEAQEGCQVSDWFNILVLHQNRVKTNPKNAINEHFLPRFLDFIVWGHEHECLVDPQEVPGMGFHITQPGSSVATSLIDGESKPKHVLLLEIKGNQYRPTKIPLTSVRPFQYTEIVLKDEPDIDPNDQNSILEHLDKVVDYSGFMTINPQRFGQKYVGKVANPQDILIFSKASRKGQSVAKIDDSERLRPEELNQQNIEALVAESNLKMEILPVNDLDVALQNFVNKDDKMAFYSCLKYNLDETRNKIAKDTDSLKFEEEDLILKVGECMEERVKERSARPKDTTQFTSTSQSFEDPRNKSAAGIGSAVSFSDDEDTTQISGSKSSARGRRGSSRVSRGASELGKSKTSTRGRGRGRGASNLKQTTLDAALGFRHSQRSASVAASASVRSIADDEDNVDSASSAEAGTHGLDEVDNSSENDGSLQGKGRKRAAPRGRGRGSTQSSKRGRKSDNSTINRMLGNKDDDDDDDDVAKRLNKSQPRVTRNYGALRR
- the LOC132173913 gene encoding double-strand break repair protein MRE11 isoform X1, producing MGDLPREDISNTLRILVATDCHLGYMEKDEIRRHDSFQAFEEICSIAEQKQVDFLLLGGDLFHENKPSRSTLVKAIEILRHHCLNDQPVQFQVVSDQTVNFPNTFGHVNYEDPHFNVGLPVFSIHGNHDDPAGVDNLSAVDILSACNLVNYFGKMALGGSGVGQITLCPILIRKGSTPVALYGLGNIRDERLNRMFQTPHAVQWMRPEAQEGCQVSDWFNILVLHQNRVKTNPKNAINEHFLPRFLDFIVWGHEHECLVDPQEVPGMGFHITQPGSSVATSLIDGESKPKHVLLLEIKGNQYRPTKIPLTSVRPFQYTEIVLKDEPDIDPNDQNSILEHLDKVVRNLIEKSSKNAINISELKLPLVRIKVDYSGFMTINPQRFGQKYVGKVANPQDILIFSKASRKGQSVAKIDDSERLRPEELNQQNIEALVAESNLKMEILPVNDLDVALQNFVNKDDKMAFYSCLKYNLDETRNKIAKDTDSLKFEEEDLILKVGECMEERVKERSARPKDTTQFTSTSQSFEDPRNKSAAGIGSAVSFSDDEDTTQISGSKSSARGRRGSSRVSRGASELGKSKTSTRGRGRGRGASNLKQTTLDAALGFRHSQRSASVAASASVRSIADDEDNVDSASSAEAGTHGLDEVDNSSENDGSLQGKGRKRAAPRGRGRGSTQSSKRGRKSDNSTINRMLGNKDDDDDDDDVAKRLNKSQPRVTRNYGALRR
- the LOC132173913 gene encoding double-strand break repair protein MRE11 isoform X2, with protein sequence MGDLPREDISNTLRILVATDCHLGYMEKDEIRRHDSFQAFEEICSIAEQKQVDFLLLGGDLFHENKPSRSTLVKAIEILRHHCLNDQPVQFQVVSDQTVNFPNTFGHVNYEDPHFNVGLPVFSIHGNHDDPAGVDNLSAVDILSACNLVNYFGKMALGGSGVGQITLCPILIRKGSTPVALYGLGNIRDERLNRMFQTPHAVQWMRPEAQEGCQVSDWFNILVLHQNRVKTNPKNAINEHFLPRFLDFIVWGHEHECLVDPQEVPGMGFHITQPGSSVATSLIDGESKPKHVLLLEIKGNQYRPTKIPLTSVRPFQYTEIVLKDEPDIDPNDQNSILEHLDKVVRNLIEKSSKNAINISELKLPLVRIKVDYSGFMTINPQRFGQKYVGKVANPQDILIFSKASRKGQSVAKIDDSERLRPEELNQQNIEALVAESNLKMEILPVNDLDVALQNFVNKDDKMAFYSCLKYNLDETRNKIAKDTDSLKFEEEDLILKVGECMEERVKERSARPKDTTQFTSTSQSFEDPRNKSAAGIGSAVSFSDDEDTTQISGSKSSARGRRGSSRVSRGASELGKSKTSTRGRGRGRGASNLKQTTLDAALGFRHSQRSASVAASASVRSIADNEDNVDSASSAEAGTHGLDEVDDSSENDGSLQGKGRKRAAPRGRGRGSTQSSKRGRKSDNSTINRMLGNKDDDDDDDDVAKRLNKSQPRVTRNYGALRR